A DNA window from Actinokineospora baliensis contains the following coding sequences:
- a CDS encoding ABC transporter ATP-binding protein has product MRAVEVRDLVKLYKKNPKPAVDGLGFSVEAGEVFGLLGPNGAGKTTTVGVLTTRVLPTSGHAEVHGVDVVRDARRARQLLAVVPQRNNLDRSLNIRQNLLFHAAYHGVPRAQRNARADEILDKMGLADRAKDKIDIVSGGQAQRVMIARALMHQPKVMFLDEPSTGLDPQARLFVHDRVRDLRAEGVTVVLTTHDMDEAAKLCDRVGIVDHGKLLALDTPAALTRGLPGSTTVSVTVNLASTTAELVEKALAGIDGIERVERIAAGAPAVPAGLPPGVPPAALAALAAQAAPSSTGQFRLYTGQEAAVVLPSVLRVLGDTACEVTDLSIGTPSLEDVFIHLTGRELR; this is encoded by the coding sequence GTGAGAGCAGTCGAGGTCAGGGACCTTGTCAAGCTGTACAAGAAGAACCCCAAGCCCGCGGTGGACGGCCTGGGTTTCAGCGTCGAGGCCGGTGAGGTGTTCGGCCTGCTGGGACCCAACGGCGCCGGGAAGACGACGACCGTGGGGGTGCTGACCACCAGGGTGCTGCCGACGTCGGGGCACGCCGAGGTGCACGGGGTCGACGTGGTCCGCGACGCCAGGCGCGCGCGGCAACTGCTGGCGGTGGTGCCGCAGCGCAACAACCTGGACAGATCGCTCAACATCCGGCAGAACTTGCTGTTCCACGCGGCCTACCACGGGGTGCCGCGGGCCCAGCGCAACGCGCGGGCCGACGAGATCCTGGACAAGATGGGGCTGGCCGACCGGGCCAAGGACAAGATCGACATCGTCTCCGGCGGGCAGGCGCAGCGGGTGATGATCGCGCGCGCGTTGATGCACCAGCCGAAGGTGATGTTCCTGGACGAACCGTCCACCGGCCTGGACCCGCAGGCCCGGCTGTTCGTGCACGACCGGGTGCGCGACCTGCGCGCCGAGGGGGTCACGGTCGTGCTCACCACGCACGACATGGACGAGGCCGCCAAGCTGTGCGACCGGGTCGGCATCGTCGACCACGGCAAGCTGCTCGCCCTGGACACGCCCGCGGCTCTTACGCGCGGATTGCCCGGTAGCACCACCGTGAGCGTCACTGTGAACCTGGCGAGCACTACGGCTGAGCTGGTCGAGAAGGCCCTTGCGGGCATTGACGGCATCGAGCGGGTCGAGCGGATCGCCGCAGGCGCACCTGCTGTGCCCGCTGGACTGCCGCCTGGCGTCCCGCCTGCCGCATTGGCCGCTCTCGCGGCGCAAGCGGCACCCTCGTCCACCGGTCAGTTCCGCCTCTACACCGGGCAGGAGGCCGCGGTGGTCCTGCCGTCCGTGCTGCGGGTCCTCGGCGACACCGCGTGCGAGGTCACCGACCTGTCCATCGGCACCCCGAGCCTCGAAGACGTCTTCATCCACCTCACCGGCCGGGAGCTGCGATGA
- a CDS encoding ABC transporter permease has product MTTHASSPLRTFGSVLWRDVFVTGRELLPFLAQVIVQPFFTLFIFGKVLANLGYVGPDYAAILLPGIVALNGFLGALQNTTMPLIMDFSWTREIEDRLLAPIPIAWVAVEKMLFGALRGVVAALVMIPIGFLILDNISWPASAWLPVLLIVALGALVGAAIGMTIGTSVQPRQINILFAVIMIPLMFTGSTQFPWMGLESVRWFQVLCALNPLTYVSEGMRAELVPHVPHIPMWISLLVMVAACGVFGTLGIRGFLRRALD; this is encoded by the coding sequence ATGACCACCCACGCCAGTTCCCCGCTGCGCACCTTCGGCTCGGTGCTGTGGCGCGACGTGTTCGTCACCGGCCGCGAACTGCTGCCGTTCCTCGCCCAGGTGATCGTCCAGCCGTTCTTCACCCTGTTCATCTTCGGCAAGGTGCTGGCCAACCTCGGCTACGTCGGCCCCGACTACGCCGCGATCCTGCTGCCCGGCATCGTCGCGCTCAACGGGTTCCTCGGCGCGCTGCAGAACACCACCATGCCGCTGATCATGGACTTCTCCTGGACCAGGGAGATCGAGGACCGGCTGCTCGCGCCGATCCCGATCGCCTGGGTGGCGGTGGAGAAGATGCTCTTCGGCGCGCTGCGCGGGGTGGTCGCGGCGCTGGTGATGATCCCGATCGGGTTCCTCATCCTGGACAACATCAGCTGGCCCGCTTCGGCCTGGCTGCCGGTCCTGCTGATCGTGGCCCTCGGCGCCCTGGTCGGCGCGGCGATCGGGATGACCATCGGCACCTCGGTGCAGCCCAGGCAGATCAACATCCTGTTCGCGGTGATCATGATCCCGCTGATGTTCACCGGCTCCACCCAGTTCCCGTGGATGGGGCTCGAGAGCGTGCGGTGGTTCCAGGTCCTGTGCGCCCTCAACCCGCTGACCTACGTCAGCGAGGGCATGCGCGCGGAACTGGTCCCGCACGTGCCGCACATCCCGATGTGGATCAGCCTCCTGGTCATGGTCGCCGCCTGCGGCGTGTTCGGCACCCTGGGTATCCGCGGCTTCCTCCGCCGAGCACTCGACTGA
- a CDS encoding DUF2975 domain-containing protein — translation MTSVHRVVVPLRVLLVVLFGVLVLFQTMSLPGQFAHMAREDPEFAHLRWPATGVTVFWVLCVQVVIVSTWKLLTLVKTDRIFTEESLVWVDAIVWAIAGGGVVLLGVLGFVGFNANDPGLPLVLFLMSVGVTVVGLLVVVLRALLRQASALRADLDSVI, via the coding sequence ATGACATCCGTGCATCGAGTGGTCGTCCCACTCCGCGTACTGCTCGTCGTGCTGTTCGGCGTGCTGGTCCTGTTCCAGACCATGTCCCTGCCCGGCCAGTTCGCGCACATGGCGCGCGAGGACCCGGAGTTCGCCCACCTGCGCTGGCCCGCCACCGGCGTGACGGTGTTCTGGGTGCTGTGCGTGCAGGTGGTGATCGTGTCCACCTGGAAGCTGCTCACCCTGGTCAAGACCGACCGGATCTTCACCGAGGAGTCCCTGGTGTGGGTGGACGCGATCGTGTGGGCGATCGCCGGGGGCGGGGTGGTGCTGCTCGGCGTGCTCGGCTTCGTCGGGTTCAACGCGAACGACCCGGGGTTGCCGCTGGTGCTATTCCTGATGTCGGTCGGCGTCACCGTGGTCGGGCTGCTGGTGGTCGTCCTGCGCGCCCTCCTGCGCCAAGCCTCAGCCCTGCGCGCCGACCTGGACTCGGTGATCTGA